The following are encoded together in the Poseidonibacter lekithochrous genome:
- the lpxD gene encoding UDP-3-O-(3-hydroxymyristoyl)glucosamine N-acyltransferase, protein MTLQDIAKALNLQCDSQKEILGLNTLIDSNENELTFLENKKYLSDLKSTKAAAVFVTQDFKDEVPEGTIALVCDEPYLNLAHTSKFFAPKIVETTGTEAVVAENTIVMPNVYLGKNSIIGKDCTIMAGAYIGDNVSIGDNTIIHPNVTIYRDCTIGSDCLIHAGTVIGSDGFGFANTKDGKYIKIYQNGNVTIGNDVEIGANCTIDRAVFKSTIIESGVRLDNLVHIAHNCKIRTGSILVSQVGLSGSTILNQYVIMGGQSGTAGHLEIAPFTTIAARGGVTKTITEPKKSWAGFPLMGHREWLKLQGRIAKLLK, encoded by the coding sequence ATGACTTTACAAGACATAGCAAAAGCATTGAATTTACAATGTGACTCTCAAAAAGAGATTTTAGGGTTAAATACTCTAATTGACTCAAATGAAAATGAACTAACTTTTTTAGAAAATAAAAAATATCTTAGCGATTTAAAAAGTACAAAAGCAGCAGCTGTATTTGTTACACAGGACTTTAAAGATGAAGTGCCTGAGGGAACAATAGCATTAGTTTGTGATGAGCCTTATTTAAATCTTGCTCATACTAGTAAGTTTTTTGCACCAAAAATAGTTGAAACTACAGGAACTGAAGCCGTAGTTGCTGAAAATACTATAGTTATGCCAAATGTATATCTTGGTAAAAACTCAATTATTGGTAAAGACTGTACTATTATGGCGGGAGCTTATATTGGTGATAATGTAAGTATTGGAGATAATACTATTATCCATCCTAATGTAACTATTTATAGAGACTGTACTATTGGAAGTGATTGTTTAATCCATGCTGGAACTGTTATTGGTAGTGATGGTTTTGGATTTGCAAATACTAAAGATGGTAAATATATTAAAATATATCAAAATGGTAATGTTACAATTGGAAATGATGTTGAAATTGGTGCTAATTGTACAATTGATAGAGCAGTTTTCAAATCAACAATTATTGAAAGTGGTGTAAGACTTGATAACTTAGTACATATTGCACATAACTGTAAAATTAGAACAGGATCTATTTTAGTTTCACAAGTTGGTTTATCTGGTTCAACTATATTAAATCAATATGTAATTATGGGTGGACAAAGTGGAACAGCTGGTCATTTAGAAATTGCTCCTTTTACAACAATTGCAGCTCGTGGTGGTGTTACTAAAACAATTACTGAACCAAAAAAATCTTGGGCAGGTTTTCCTTTAATGGGTCATAGAGAATGGCTTAAATTACAAGGAAGAATTGCAAAATTATTAAAATAA
- the ilvN gene encoding acetolactate synthase small subunit: protein MNNFNHYYDTETTRQVISVVVMNEHNVLSRIVGLFSARGYNIDSLTVAPIEGSEYSRMTIVTTGDKRIIDQIVKQLNKLIPVLKVNEHRNVIEKDTVLMKFSLNNNLSDIDVIARAYHGSIQNVTEEAIIVSATDSSSRIMNFIKIMQKFNPLEVVRSGIVAMER, encoded by the coding sequence ATGAATAATTTTAATCACTACTACGATACAGAAACAACTAGGCAAGTTATTTCTGTTGTTGTGATGAATGAGCACAATGTTTTATCTAGAATTGTTGGATTATTCTCTGCTCGTGGATATAATATTGATTCTTTAACAGTAGCTCCTATTGAAGGAAGTGAATACTCAAGAATGACAATTGTAACAACTGGTGATAAAAGAATTATTGACCAGATTGTTAAACAATTAAATAAATTAATTCCAGTACTTAAAGTAAATGAACATAGAAATGTTATTGAAAAAGATACAGTATTAATGAAATTTTCTCTTAACAATAATCTATCTGATATTGATGTAATTGCTAGAGCTTATCATGGTAGTATTCAAAATGTTACTGAGGAAGCAATTATCGTATCAGCAACTGATTCTTCTTCAAGAATCATGAACTTTATTAAAATTATGCAAAAATTCAATCCACTTGAAGTAGTAAGAAGTGGTATTGTAGCAATGGAAAGATAA
- a CDS encoding acetolactate synthase large subunit yields MKMTGAKMVIESLHQEGVEVVFGYPGGAIMNVYDEIYKQNYFQHILNRHEQASIIAAEGYARSTGKVGVAIVTSGPGFTNAITGLADAYMDSTPLVVISGQVPTTIIGTDGFQEIDAVGISRPCTKHNYLVNSIDDLPRIINEAFHIASTGRPGPVHIDIPKDITAELGDFVYPQKINLPTYKPTVNYNKRQLKKAMEAISKAKKPLIYVGGGAILANCAYEVREFAKKLNIPAVETLMARGTMGDSNPLFFGMLGMHGEFAANMATHETDLLISLGARFDDRVTGRLDEFASKARIIHVDIDPTSIDKLVTPDFPIVGDLKKTVEGMLEAISDNEFNDYSNWVELLTEYREKEPLRYNDSNDVIKPQWPIQRVGELLGSKAVVSTDVGQHQMWTAQFYPFSFPRQFITSGGLGTMGFGLPAAMGVARAMKDKDKVSINFTGDGSILMNIQELMTCVESDLPVINIVLNNNYLGMVRQWQTMFYDNRLSETDLSAQPNFKMLVEAFGGIGYRVTTKEEFDIALKDAVEKKKPAMIEVIVERNEEVLPMVPNGHALNEMTLIEGAK; encoded by the coding sequence ATGAAAATGACTGGCGCAAAAATGGTTATAGAATCATTACATCAAGAAGGGGTTGAAGTCGTATTCGGATACCCAGGTGGCGCTATTATGAACGTCTATGATGAAATATATAAACAAAACTATTTTCAACACATTCTAAATAGACATGAACAGGCATCTATCATAGCAGCGGAAGGTTATGCTAGATCTACTGGTAAAGTTGGAGTTGCAATTGTAACTTCTGGACCTGGTTTCACAAATGCAATCACTGGTTTAGCTGATGCTTATATGGATTCTACTCCTTTAGTTGTTATTTCTGGGCAAGTACCAACAACTATTATAGGGACTGATGGATTTCAAGAAATTGATGCGGTAGGTATATCTAGACCATGTACAAAGCACAATTATTTAGTTAATTCTATTGATGATTTACCAAGAATTATTAATGAAGCTTTCCATATTGCAAGTACTGGAAGACCAGGACCTGTGCATATTGATATCCCAAAAGATATCACAGCAGAGTTAGGTGATTTTGTTTATCCTCAAAAGATAAACTTACCAACTTATAAACCAACTGTTAACTACAATAAAAGACAGTTAAAGAAAGCAATGGAAGCAATTTCAAAAGCTAAAAAACCTTTAATTTATGTTGGTGGTGGTGCAATTTTAGCAAACTGTGCTTATGAAGTTAGAGAATTTGCTAAAAAACTTAATATTCCAGCTGTTGAAACATTAATGGCTAGAGGAACTATGGGTGATTCAAACCCATTATTCTTTGGTATGTTAGGAATGCATGGTGAATTCGCTGCAAATATGGCAACTCATGAGACGGATTTATTAATCTCATTAGGTGCAAGATTTGATGATAGAGTTACAGGTAGATTAGATGAATTTGCATCTAAAGCTAGAATAATTCATGTTGATATTGACCCAACTAGTATTGATAAGTTAGTTACACCTGACTTTCCAATTGTTGGAGATTTAAAGAAAACTGTTGAAGGTATGTTAGAAGCAATTTCTGATAATGAATTTAATGATTACTCTAACTGGGTTGAATTATTAACTGAATATAGAGAGAAAGAACCTTTAAGATATAACGATTCAAACGATGTGATTAAGCCACAATGGCCAATTCAAAGAGTTGGAGAATTACTAGGAAGTAAAGCTGTAGTTTCTACTGATGTTGGGCAACATCAAATGTGGACTGCACAGTTTTATCCATTCTCTTTCCCAAGACAATTTATCACTTCTGGTGGTTTAGGAACTATGGGGTTTGGTCTTCCAGCAGCTATGGGTGTTGCAAGAGCAATGAAAGATAAAGATAAAGTTTCTATTAACTTCACAGGTGATGGTTCTATTTTAATGAACATTCAAGAGTTAATGACATGTGTTGAATCTGATTTACCAGTAATAAATATTGTTTTAAATAATAATTACTTAGGAATGGTAAGACAGTGGCAAACAATGTTCTATGATAATAGATTATCTGAAACTGATTTAAGTGCTCAGCCTAACTTTAAAATGTTAGTTGAAGCCTTTGGTGGAATTGGATATAGAGTTACAACAAAAGAAGAATTTGATATTGCATTAAAAGATGCAGTTGAAAAGAAAAAACCAGCAATGATTGAAGTTATTGTTGAAAGAAATGAAGAAGTATTACCTATGGTACCAAATGGGCATGCTTTAAATGAAATGACGTTAATTGAAGGGGCAAAATAA
- a CDS encoding exopolyphosphatase, whose translation MSEIVSIDLGSNSFRVLKYNGLNDKILAEYNEVVGMADGLVDTGLISIEAQNRVVTAIEKSIEIVNYDPSIAVAVTTAAMRKANNNEEVLKYFTEKTGVKFNIIDGKEEARLTLLAVKHALKRENIDSSKFILLDIGGGSTEIIVNTNDDYEAHSFDFGIVTMTQEYLHYHDLNKDLDDRKKEIQKYLDSLDINLDEYTFVATAGTPTTIAAVKLGQDFFSYDKDVVNGTIVNLDDLESCLNILTKSSKEEITKLVGRGRVEFIEVGIFIYRAIFEVLAKTESIVLDDGLREGVALNAYKKRCKT comes from the coding sequence ATGAGTGAAATTGTAAGTATCGATTTAGGTTCAAACTCTTTTAGAGTACTTAAATATAATGGATTAAATGACAAAATTCTAGCTGAATATAATGAAGTAGTTGGTATGGCTGATGGTTTAGTTGATACTGGACTTATTTCAATTGAAGCACAGAATAGAGTAGTTACTGCTATTGAAAAATCAATAGAAATAGTTAATTATGATCCAAGCATAGCAGTTGCAGTTACAACTGCTGCTATGAGAAAAGCTAATAATAATGAAGAAGTTCTAAAATACTTTACAGAAAAAACTGGAGTCAAGTTTAATATTATTGATGGTAAAGAAGAAGCTAGACTTACTTTACTTGCTGTTAAACATGCTTTAAAAAGAGAAAATATTGATTCTTCAAAATTTATACTATTAGATATTGGTGGTGGTTCAACAGAAATCATTGTTAATACAAATGATGATTATGAAGCACATAGCTTTGATTTTGGTATTGTAACTATGACACAAGAATATCTTCATTATCATGATTTAAATAAAGATTTAGATGATAGAAAAAAAGAAATACAGAAGTATTTGGACTCTTTAGATATAAATTTAGATGAGTACACTTTTGTAGCAACTGCTGGAACTCCTACAACAATTGCGGCAGTTAAATTAGGGCAAGACTTCTTTTCTTATGATAAAGATGTTGTAAATGGAACTATTGTAAATCTAGATGATTTAGAGAGTTGTCTAAATATCTTAACTAAATCTTCAAAAGAAGAAATCACAAAACTTGTAGGTCGAGGACGAGTTGAATTTATTGAAGTTGGTATTTTTATTTACAGAGCGATATTTGAAGTGTTAGCTAAAACAGAATCAATTGTATTAGATGATGGTTTAAGAGAGGGTGTTGCTTTAAATGCTTATAAAAAAAGGTGTAAGACTTAA
- a CDS encoding CDP-alcohol phosphatidyltransferase family protein, translating into MTFLFNKNNHFNLANIVTFFNIASGIFAIYFLTHQEFFAAALFAWLAGGFDIVDGKIARKYNLSTEFGIQLDSYADFLSFVIVPTMFIYFAVIDGKELTLFTPLVVFAFVYYVISGLRRLIQFNIDAEEGEVAKYFTGVPTPLGAILLWLVYLISLTGFISETVVLVLMIVIGYLLNSKLKIPHP; encoded by the coding sequence ATGACTTTTTTATTTAATAAAAATAATCATTTCAATTTAGCAAACATAGTTACTTTTTTTAATATTGCATCAGGTATTTTTGCAATATATTTTTTAACTCATCAAGAGTTTTTTGCCGCAGCACTATTTGCGTGGTTAGCTGGAGGATTTGATATTGTAGATGGAAAAATTGCTCGAAAATATAATTTATCAACTGAGTTTGGTATTCAATTAGATTCTTATGCAGATTTTTTATCTTTTGTTATTGTTCCTACAATGTTTATTTATTTTGCGGTAATTGATGGAAAAGAATTAACTCTATTTACACCATTAGTAGTATTTGCATTTGTATATTATGTTATTTCTGGATTAAGAAGATTAATTCAGTTTAATATTGATGCCGAAGAAGGTGAAGTTGCTAAGTATTTCACAGGTGTTCCTACACCTCTTGGAGCAATTTTATTATGGTTAGTTTATTTAATCTCTTTAACAGGGTTTATTTCAGAAACAGTAGTATTAGTTTTAATGATTGTTATTGGATATTTATTAAATTCTAAATTAAAAATTCCTCATCCTTAA
- a CDS encoding GGDEF domain-containing protein → MKYNFLKSVTFKLIVLVSIVLLALIGASLLFNSQIDKLKKQIDNIYFGNFVPIVKLENIQDNYRKIISCRTLKYICNFKKEKNIILKEWEYYNRAYKNDKEKEVVGSVDFAIKETFRVNKLHKFKNVVKKIDYLIEYETQMAYKQRKIFVDDYKNMKDFLFFNILLILVLSFILIAYIIYQLVKKDNQLRILNKKYKIDSITDSMTKLYNRKYFDTIFDNMPFISNANSWDCAFLMLDIDFFKQYNDTYGHDLGDETLKKVATLLKEYFNQKYEFVFRLGGEEFGVILFDIDEITVKSCLDDINKKIVELGIEHKGSKVLDVVSVSMGAIIYKPNTYISANKLYKYADECLYKSKQNGRNQYHIYKGE, encoded by the coding sequence ATGAAATATAATTTTCTCAAATCTGTAACATTTAAATTAATTGTATTAGTTTCTATTGTATTACTAGCCTTAATTGGTGCATCTTTATTATTTAACTCACAAATCGATAAATTAAAAAAACAAATTGATAATATCTATTTTGGTAATTTTGTTCCTATTGTAAAACTAGAAAATATCCAAGATAATTATAGAAAAATCATCTCATGTAGAACTTTAAAATATATATGTAATTTCAAAAAAGAAAAAAATATTATTTTAAAAGAGTGGGAATATTATAATAGAGCATATAAAAATGATAAAGAAAAAGAAGTTGTAGGTAGTGTTGATTTTGCAATAAAAGAAACTTTTAGAGTAAATAAACTACACAAGTTCAAAAATGTAGTAAAAAAGATTGATTATTTAATTGAGTACGAAACTCAAATGGCTTACAAACAGAGAAAAATATTTGTTGATGATTATAAAAATATGAAAGACTTCTTATTTTTTAATATATTATTAATTTTAGTATTATCATTTATATTAATAGCATATATTATTTATCAGTTAGTAAAAAAAGATAATCAATTGCGAATTCTAAATAAAAAGTATAAAATTGATTCTATTACTGATTCAATGACAAAACTTTATAATAGAAAATATTTTGATACAATTTTTGATAATATGCCTTTTATTTCCAATGCAAATAGTTGGGATTGTGCTTTTTTAATGTTAGATATTGATTTCTTTAAACAGTACAATGATACTTATGGACATGATTTAGGAGATGAAACTCTTAAAAAAGTTGCTACATTATTAAAGGAATATTTCAATCAAAAATACGAATTTGTATTTAGATTAGGTGGAGAAGAGTTTGGTGTGATTTTATTTGATATTGATGAAATCACAGTAAAGTCATGTCTAGATGATATAAACAAAAAAATTGTAGAACTTGGGATTGAACACAAAGGAAGTAAAGTTCTTGATGTTGTTTCTGTTTCAATGGGTGCAATTATTTATAAACCAAATACATATATATCAGCAAATAAGTTATATAAATATGCAGATGAATGTCTGTATAAATCAAAACAAAATGGTAGAAACCAATACCATATTTACAAGGGAGAATAA
- a CDS encoding SulP family inorganic anion transporter yields the protein MLNIKDTFIGNSAKSDMLSGIVVAIALVPEAIAFSIIAGVSPLVGLYTAFILGLITALIGGKAGMISGATGAVAVVLVALGIKVKESISPEVLAQLTQNGELSNYILQYILLATIVAGILQVTIGVLKLGKLIRLVPQPAMYGFVNGLAIVIAMAQFPLFEGESWIMYALVAATMILVKFFPKVSNAVPSGLVAIVVISAVVIGMDLDTKRVGDLADISGNLPTFALPTLHVNFESVLMVLPTAVLVALVGLIESLLTLSVLDEMGGKRGSGNQECIAQGAGNITCGFFGGMAGCAMIGQSIINFSNGGWGRLSALSAALLLISFVVVLSDFIAMIPVAVLVGIMFMVSIGTFEWESGNRFRFMPNSDKFVLVAVTVITIFADLAIAVITGIIISALVFAWNHSKVRSRTYRENDDTKIYEFDGPLFFGSTTSFFELFDLKHDPEIVVLDFKEARVMDISGVEAIDTITKKYADAGKKLTIRHLSEDCKKILKNAGPFCTYEENDPNYKVAVNY from the coding sequence TTGCTAAATATAAAAGATACTTTTATAGGGAATAGCGCAAAAAGTGATATGTTATCAGGAATAGTAGTTGCTATTGCTCTTGTTCCAGAAGCTATTGCATTTTCAATTATTGCTGGTGTTTCTCCACTAGTTGGATTATACACTGCATTTATTTTAGGATTAATCACTGCATTAATTGGTGGTAAAGCAGGAATGATTAGTGGTGCTACTGGTGCTGTTGCAGTTGTATTAGTTGCATTAGGAATTAAAGTTAAAGAATCAATTTCTCCTGAAGTTTTGGCTCAATTAACACAAAATGGAGAGTTATCAAATTATATTCTTCAATACATTTTACTTGCAACAATAGTCGCAGGTATTTTACAAGTTACAATTGGTGTTTTAAAACTAGGAAAATTGATTAGACTTGTTCCACAGCCTGCAATGTATGGTTTTGTAAATGGTCTTGCTATTGTAATTGCAATGGCTCAATTTCCATTATTTGAGGGTGAAAGCTGGATTATGTATGCACTTGTTGCTGCAACAATGATTTTAGTTAAATTCTTCCCAAAAGTTTCAAATGCAGTTCCATCAGGATTAGTTGCTATTGTTGTAATTTCTGCTGTTGTTATTGGTATGGATTTAGATACTAAAAGAGTTGGGGACTTAGCTGATATTTCAGGGAATTTACCTACTTTTGCTTTACCTACATTACATGTAAACTTTGAATCAGTATTAATGGTTTTACCAACAGCTGTATTAGTTGCATTAGTTGGATTAATTGAGTCATTATTAACACTATCTGTTTTAGATGAAATGGGTGGTAAAAGAGGTAGTGGAAACCAAGAGTGTATAGCTCAAGGTGCTGGAAATATTACTTGTGGATTCTTTGGTGGTATGGCTGGATGTGCTATGATTGGTCAATCAATTATTAACTTCTCAAATGGCGGTTGGGGTAGATTATCTGCACTAAGTGCTGCACTATTATTAATCTCGTTTGTTGTTGTATTATCTGATTTTATTGCAATGATTCCAGTTGCTGTGTTAGTTGGAATTATGTTTATGGTTTCAATTGGAACATTTGAATGGGAAAGTGGTAATAGATTTAGATTTATGCCTAACTCAGATAAATTTGTATTGGTAGCAGTTACAGTAATTACAATTTTTGCCGACCTTGCAATTGCTGTTATTACAGGTATTATTATTTCTGCATTAGTATTTGCATGGAATCACTCAAAAGTTAGATCAAGAACTTATAGAGAAAATGATGACACTAAAATTTATGAATTTGATGGTCCATTATTCTTTGGTTCAACAACTTCATTCTTTGAATTATTTGACCTTAAACATGACCCAGAAATCGTTGTTTTAGATTTCAAAGAAGCAAGAGTTATGGATATTTCTGGAGTAGAAGCTATTGATACTATTACTAAGAAATATGCAGATGCTGGTAAAAAACTTACAATTAGACACTTAAGTGAAGATTGTAAAAAAATACTAAAAAATGCTGGTCCATTTTGTACTTATGAAGAAAATGACCCTAACTACAAAGTAGCTGTAAACTACTAA
- a CDS encoding putative metalloprotease CJM1_0395 family protein: MQLANDYLSVSSIYQQIATKKSELAAIDKKEEEQSLFEKKDTISLSNDIGGKNYDENDYTRVLEKFKTLDAQTKAHEQQHAAAGDTKGAISYNYQTGPDGKLYATGGHVRLDTSIPQDEEAALAKLDKLANAAGAPSELSGADAAIARAANLNKMLILNKQEEGKDYANNKQ, from the coding sequence ATGCAGCTAGCTAATGACTATTTATCAGTATCATCAATATATCAACAAATAGCAACAAAAAAATCTGAACTTGCGGCTATTGATAAAAAAGAAGAAGAACAATCTCTTTTTGAAAAAAAAGATACTATCTCTTTAAGTAATGATATTGGTGGTAAAAATTATGATGAAAACGATTATACAAGAGTATTAGAAAAGTTTAAAACTCTTGATGCTCAAACAAAAGCTCATGAACAACAACACGCTGCTGCTGGTGATACTAAAGGCGCAATCTCATATAACTATCAAACAGGTCCTGATGGCAAACTATATGCTACGGGTGGACATGTAAGATTAGATACTTCAATTCCACAAGATGAAGAAGCAGCTCTAGCAAAACTAGACAAACTAGCAAACGCAGCTGGTGCTCCAAGTGAATTAAGTGGTGCTGATGCTGCAATAGCAAGAGCAGCTAATTTGAATAAAATGCTTATCCTAAATAAACAAGAGGAAGGAAAAGATTATGCAAATAACAAACAATAA
- the trxC gene encoding thioredoxin TrxC → MTKVNVVCPSCLKINAIPKKDSYAKANCGSCKNSLLETHPIELDESNFDHVVVNSDIPVIVDFWAPWCGPCKMMAPIFNEVAQKYPLKALFVKVNTEKHQNLGAKFNIRSIPTLVVYKAGEEIKRVSGALDPLKLSNLVNENL, encoded by the coding sequence ATGACAAAAGTAAATGTGGTTTGTCCATCATGCTTAAAAATAAATGCAATTCCAAAAAAAGATTCTTATGCAAAAGCAAATTGTGGTTCATGTAAGAATTCTTTATTAGAAACACATCCAATAGAACTAGATGAATCAAATTTTGATCATGTTGTTGTAAACTCAGATATTCCAGTAATAGTTGATTTCTGGGCACCTTGGTGTGGTCCATGTAAAATGATGGCTCCAATTTTTAATGAAGTAGCTCAAAAATATCCATTAAAAGCGTTATTTGTAAAAGTTAATACGGAGAAACATCAAAACTTAGGGGCTAAATTTAATATTAGATCTATTCCCACTCTTGTAGTATATAAAGCAGGAGAAGAAATAAAAAGAGTTAGTGGAGCACTTGATCCATTAAAACTGTCTAATCTTGTAAATGAGAATTTATAA
- a CDS encoding DUF523 domain-containing protein yields the protein MKLLISSCLLGEDVRYDGGNSSIAMGAKFTFSQKELFMDILCDNEIYSFCPEVSGGLSTPRPAAEIVSANKPFKVLTKEQEDVTIPFLIGAKNTLDLCLKEGIKVALMKSKSPSCGNIKIYDGSFSDSLVDGQGLSAKLLEENGIVIFNETQLSELKKFIKTNS from the coding sequence ATGAAGTTATTAATCTCATCTTGTTTATTAGGTGAAGATGTGAGATATGATGGAGGTAATTCATCTATTGCTATGGGTGCAAAATTTACTTTTTCTCAAAAAGAATTATTTATGGATATTCTTTGTGATAATGAAATTTATTCATTCTGTCCAGAGGTTTCAGGTGGTTTAAGTACACCTAGACCTGCGGCTGAAATTGTAAGTGCAAATAAACCTTTTAAGGTTTTAACAAAAGAGCAAGAAGATGTTACTATTCCTTTTTTAATTGGTGCAAAAAATACTTTGGACTTATGTCTTAAAGAAGGTATTAAAGTAGCTCTAATGAAATCAAAATCACCTTCATGTGGAAATATAAAAATTTATGATGGAAGTTTCTCTGATTCTTTAGTAGATGGACAAGGTCTAAGTGCTAAATTATTAGAAGAGAATGGAATCGTGATTTTTAATGAAACTCAATTAAGTGAGTTAAAGAAATTTATAAAAACTAATTCTTAG
- a CDS encoding ATP-binding protein produces the protein MIELSKKISKLVGKTNAEYGLVKEGDKVLVGFSGGKDSLTLLHSLNHMKRVAPFDFEFKAVTVTYGMGEQVQFLADHCKEHGIEHEIVDTEIFELAGEKIRKNSSFCSFFSRMRRGYIYSTALEQGYNKVALGHHLDDAMESFFMNFFYNGTMRSMPPVYKAENGLEVIRPLIFCRERQLRAFADKNEINVIGDEACPGLRFDVKMPYARAKSKDLLAKLEEDNPQIFVSMKAAFSNIQTSTFFNKEDLDYSKED, from the coding sequence TTGATTGAACTAAGTAAAAAAATATCTAAATTAGTGGGAAAAACTAACGCAGAATACGGTCTTGTAAAAGAAGGCGACAAAGTATTAGTTGGATTCTCAGGAGGGAAAGACTCTCTTACATTATTACACTCTTTAAACCATATGAAAAGAGTTGCACCATTTGATTTTGAATTCAAAGCTGTAACAGTAACTTATGGAATGGGTGAACAAGTACAATTTTTAGCTGACCATTGTAAAGAACATGGTATTGAGCATGAAATCGTTGATACTGAAATTTTTGAATTAGCTGGTGAAAAAATCAGAAAAAATTCATCTTTCTGTTCATTTTTCTCAAGAATGAGAAGAGGGTACATTTATTCAACTGCATTAGAGCAAGGTTATAACAAAGTAGCTTTAGGACATCACTTAGATGATGCTATGGAATCATTCTTTATGAACTTCTTCTACAATGGTACTATGAGATCAATGCCTCCAGTTTATAAAGCTGAAAATGGACTTGAAGTAATTAGACCATTAATTTTCTGTAGAGAGAGACAATTAAGAGCATTTGCTGATAAAAATGAAATCAATGTAATTGGAGATGAAGCATGTCCAGGACTTAGATTTGATGTTAAAATGCCTTATGCAAGAGCTAAATCAAAAGATTTATTAGCAAAATTAGAAGAAGATAATCCTCAAATTTTTGTTTCAATGAAAGCAGCGTTCTCAAATATTCAAACATCTACATTCTTTAATAAAGAAGACTTAGATTATTCAAAAGAAGATTAA